Below is a genomic region from [Limnothrix rosea] IAM M-220.
GGTTCGCTCGTAGATTTTGACCGTTTGCGTTTTGATTTTAATTGTCCCCGGGCAATTACTGCCGACGAGCTCGTGCAAATCGAAGACCAAATTAATACATGGATTTCCGAAGCCCATGATGCTCAAGTGGAAACCATGGCGATCGCCGATGCGAAGGCCAAAGGTGCAGTGGCCATGTTCGGCGAAAAATATGGCGCAGAAGTTCGCGTTGTAGATTTCCCCGGCGTTTCCATGGAGCTGTGTGGCGGCACTCACGTGAACAATACCGCTGAAATTGGTCTCTTTAAGATTGTCTCTGAAACGGGTATCTCTTCTGGTATCCGCAGAATTGAGGCGATCGCCGGCGCATCGGTATTAGATTACCTCAAGGTACGTGATCGAGTGGTTAAGACCCTCAGCGATAAATTTAAAGTGCAGCCCGAAGAAATCACCGAGCGTGTCGATAATATTCAGGCAGAATTGCGCGGTGTCCAAAAGGAATTAGAAAAAGCGAAAGCTGAACTGGCGATCGCCAAATCCGAAGCCTTGGTTAGTCAAGCAGAAACCGTTGGTAAGTTCAAAGTACTCGTTGAAAATATGGGTAACCTTGATGCCAAAGCCCTACAAACGGCAGCAGAACGTCTCCAACAAAAACTCGGTGATGCAGCGGTAGTTTTGGCTTCGACTCCGGCAGAAGGAAAAGTTTCTCTGGTCGCTGCCTTTAGCGAAAGCATCTTCAAAGGCAAGAAACTCCAAGCGGGTAAATTTATCGGCGGCATTGCTAAACTTTGTGGCGGTGGTGGCGGTGGTCGTCCCAACCTTGCCCAAGCAGGGGGACGCGATGCCAGCAAACTACCGGAAGCTCTCACAACCGCAAAACAGCAACTGATCGAAACACTCAGTTAGACAAACATAAGCTAAAACAAAAGGGTGGGGGACACATCAGACCTCACCTTTTTTATTGCGACAAAAGCTTTCATACTGCCAATGCCTAAAGCAGAATCCCGCATTGCTCTCCTAATTGATGCGGACAATGCTCCCGCTTCAAAAATCGACGTTATCCTTGCTGAAGTTGCAAAGTATGGGGTGGCCAATATTCGGCGCGCCTATGGTAATTGGAAAAATCCGAGCATCAGACCTTGGGAAGAATGTTTACATGACTATGCGATTCAGCCCATCCAGCAGTTTGATTACACGAAGGGCAAAAATGCCACAGATGCGGCGCTCATTATTGACGCGATGGATTTGCTTTATACGCAGAATTTAGACGCTTTTGCCATCATCTCTAGCGACTGTGACTTTACGCCCTTGGTAATGCGCATTTTGACCAATGGTTTAAAGGTTTATGGCTTTGGCGAAAAGAAAACGCCCTCGCCTTTTGTCTCGGCTTGTTCGACTTTTTTGTATCTCGAAAATCTTAATCAACCCAACGAAGAAGACTCTCAAAATAAGACCCGCCAACCGAAATCTGGTCACGCTTTAAAACAAGATACAAAGTTAATGAATTTATTGCGCGGGGCGATCGCCAATACCCAAGACGAAGACGGCTGGGCAAAACTCGGTTTAGTGGGCGGCCACATCAAAAACCAAGCATCCTTTGATGCCCGTAACTATGGCTATGACAAACTCAGTAGTTTATTTGAGGCGATCGATCTCTTTGAAGTGAAACGGAATCAAAATGTTATTTCTGTCCGCCGTAAAGATAAAAA
It encodes:
- a CDS encoding NYN domain-containing protein, with translation MPKAESRIALLIDADNAPASKIDVILAEVAKYGVANIRRAYGNWKNPSIRPWEECLHDYAIQPIQQFDYTKGKNATDAALIIDAMDLLYTQNLDAFAIISSDCDFTPLVMRILTNGLKVYGFGEKKTPSPFVSACSTFLYLENLNQPNEEDSQNKTRQPKSGHALKQDTKLMNLLRGAIANTQDEDGWAKLGLVGGHIKNQASFDARNYGYDKLSSLFEAIDLFEVKRNQNVISVRRKDKKG